The Gilliamella apicola genome window below encodes:
- a CDS encoding helix-turn-helix domain-containing protein produces the protein MESQNFRDYFISEHQNIIVTSRIPKNYSPKPNFNYNKITFIIDGIGLHVINGKSYPIYPRMLFFTQSTDLHIYETTQNLNAISIFYQPSDKFWLIKGFESLIPKQFASFHIHRFLDLESATKIQDLLKKLSESQNKTYIEQESIFLRLLILLRYCSYFYNKNNSNERRTLQLIRWLHWNFEQNIDWNDLADQFSVSIRTVHRYFKRDINLSPQRYLVKLRLFNAFYQLRYTNKSISLIAQNNGFDDQSYFTTCFKKEFNFTPREIQLGN, from the coding sequence ATGGAGTCACAAAACTTTAGAGATTACTTTATTTCAGAACATCAAAATATTATCGTAACGTCCCGTATCCCCAAAAATTATTCTCCTAAACCAAACTTTAATTATAACAAAATAACCTTTATTATTGATGGTATTGGGTTACATGTCATCAATGGAAAGTCTTATCCTATTTATCCTAGGATGTTATTTTTTACCCAATCAACTGATTTACATATTTATGAAACTACACAAAATTTAAATGCAATAAGTATATTTTATCAACCATCAGATAAATTTTGGTTAATTAAAGGTTTTGAATCCCTCATTCCAAAGCAATTTGCATCATTTCATATTCACCGATTTTTAGATTTAGAAAGTGCTACCAAAATTCAAGATTTACTAAAAAAGTTAAGTGAAAGTCAAAATAAAACCTATATAGAACAAGAAAGTATCTTTTTACGGCTATTAATTTTACTAAGATATTGTAGTTACTTTTACAACAAGAATAATAGTAACGAACGGCGTACTTTACAATTAATTCGTTGGCTTCATTGGAATTTTGAACAAAATATTGATTGGAATGATTTAGCTGATCAATTTTCAGTATCAATAAGAACTGTGCATAGGTATTTCAAAAGAGATATAAATTTATCTCCACAACGATATTTGGTTAAATTACGTTTATTTAATGCTTTTTATCAACTTAGATATACTAATAAAAGCATTTCTTTGATTGCACAAAATAATGGCTTTGATGATCAATCATATTTTACAACCTGTTTTAAAAAAGAATTTAATTTTACGCCAAGAGAAATTCAACTTGGTAATTAA